In Citrus sinensis cultivar Valencia sweet orange chromosome 4, DVS_A1.0, whole genome shotgun sequence, one DNA window encodes the following:
- the LOC102623956 gene encoding uncharacterized protein LOC102623956 isoform X1, which yields MNFPPKMLNQRQRSQIFPSQSTADQLRVKFTRLVSRHDEMKIAYQSLRSQIRIGLNQAEEVFASLAIPMMKLVGLKTVEMAENGRFSTIIIDTDSPEGSSRKGVVSGSPVSVGGGEAESNKFEVENYARKATIAGRELIEKQQSQFIQLINLLRQIETQVNSCQNTMLRHLSRHQISLQKLVQEAIDDLSNLHCQNHDTFFISVKILKALFEHMSFVFGSVETGVDVLMQNLVEHMCNPMVEYVKGLKADIKLGTCARLLAVVAEMDRAMRNGRLELEEAKKRIRVAEAGKIEALCKLKEVEERIWRMTERLQLLPGAKTGQNEVRVRHKLLELMEDLDKDDKLLWELLQKKREYQTPESPMGPGDLLNIEPKSKRHKPIIRETRPLLVYSRVARRCPRDDGLLGPQTPSRATGIPLGSSPSAAIQQAVLSKRINH from the exons ATGAACTTCCCGCCAAAAATGTTGAATCAACGGCAGAGATCGCAGATCTTTCCCTCTCAATCAACGGCCGATCAGCTCCGAGTCAAGTTCACGAGACTGGTCTCTCGCCACGATGAGATGAAGATCGCATATCAAAGCCTCAGATCTCAGATCAGAATCGGCTTGAATCaa GCGGAGGAAGTGTTTGCTTCTCTCGCAATTCCGATGATGAAATTAGTTGGTCTTAAAACTGTTGAAATGGCAGAAAATGGACGATTCTCCACCATTATCATCGATACTGACTCGCCTGAG GGAAGCTCCAGAAAAGGCGTAGTTTCGGGATCGCCGGTTTCTGTTGGTGGTGGAGAAGCAGAAAGCAATAAATTTGAG GTAGAAAACTATGCTAGGAAAGCCACAATAGCGGGCAGAGAACTCATAGAGAAGCAACAATCACAATTCATACAACTTATTAACCTCCTTAGACAGATTGAAACCCAAGTTAATTCTTGCCAAAACACTATGCTCCGTCACCTTTCCAGACATCAAATCTCCCTCCAAAAACTCGTCCAGGAAGCCATTGATGATTTAAGCAATCTTCACTGCCAAAACCAtgacacattttttatttcagtgAAGATCCTAAAAGCCCTGTTTGAACACATGAGCTTTGTATTTGGCTCAGTTGAGACAGGCGTGGATGTACTAATGCAGAACCTAGTTGAGCATATGTGTAATCCAATGGTGGAGTATGTCAAGGGCCTTAAGGCTGATATTAAACTTGGAACGTGTGCACGGTTGTTGGCCGTTGTAGCCGAGATGGATAGAGCAATGAGGAATGGAAGACTTGAGCTGGAGGAAGCAAAGAAGAGGATCAGAGTTGCAGAAGCTGGAAAGATTGAGGCATTGTGCAAGTTAAAGGAAGTAGAAGAGAGAATCTGGAGAATGACCGAACGCCTTCAATTACTCCCTGGAGCCAAAACAGGGCAAAACGAAGTTCGTGTTCGCCACAAG CTCCTAGAACTGATGGAAGATCTAGACAAAGATGACAAGCTACTGTGGGAACTACTGCAGAAGAAGAGAGAGTATCAAACACCAGAGAGCCCCATGGGGCCTGGAGATCTTCTCAACATTGAGCCCAAAAGCAAGCGCCATAAGCCCATTATTAGGGAGACAAGGCCGTTGCTGGTTTACAGCCGAGTTGCTCGGAGATGCCCGCGTGATGATGGGTTGCTTGGTCCACAAACTCCAAGCAGAGCCACTGGTATTCCCTTGGGCTCATCACCTTCTGCAGCAATTCAGCAAGCTGTTTTGAGCAAGCGCATCAACCACTGA
- the LOC102623956 gene encoding uncharacterized protein LOC102623956 isoform X2 produces MDDSPPLSSILTRLRQGSSRKGVVSGSPVSVGGGEAESNKFEVENYARKATIAGRELIEKQQSQFIQLINLLRQIETQVNSCQNTMLRHLSRHQISLQKLVQEAIDDLSNLHCQNHDTFFISVKILKALFEHMSFVFGSVETGVDVLMQNLVEHMCNPMVEYVKGLKADIKLGTCARLLAVVAEMDRAMRNGRLELEEAKKRIRVAEAGKIEALCKLKEVEERIWRMTERLQLLPGAKTGQNEVRVRHKLLELMEDLDKDDKLLWELLQKKREYQTPESPMGPGDLLNIEPKSKRHKPIIRETRPLLVYSRVARRCPRDDGLLGPQTPSRATGIPLGSSPSAAIQQAVLSKRINH; encoded by the exons ATGGACGATTCTCCACCATTATCATCGATACTGACTCGCCTGAG GCAGGGAAGCTCCAGAAAAGGCGTAGTTTCGGGATCGCCGGTTTCTGTTGGTGGTGGAGAAGCAGAAAGCAATAAATTTGAG GTAGAAAACTATGCTAGGAAAGCCACAATAGCGGGCAGAGAACTCATAGAGAAGCAACAATCACAATTCATACAACTTATTAACCTCCTTAGACAGATTGAAACCCAAGTTAATTCTTGCCAAAACACTATGCTCCGTCACCTTTCCAGACATCAAATCTCCCTCCAAAAACTCGTCCAGGAAGCCATTGATGATTTAAGCAATCTTCACTGCCAAAACCAtgacacattttttatttcagtgAAGATCCTAAAAGCCCTGTTTGAACACATGAGCTTTGTATTTGGCTCAGTTGAGACAGGCGTGGATGTACTAATGCAGAACCTAGTTGAGCATATGTGTAATCCAATGGTGGAGTATGTCAAGGGCCTTAAGGCTGATATTAAACTTGGAACGTGTGCACGGTTGTTGGCCGTTGTAGCCGAGATGGATAGAGCAATGAGGAATGGAAGACTTGAGCTGGAGGAAGCAAAGAAGAGGATCAGAGTTGCAGAAGCTGGAAAGATTGAGGCATTGTGCAAGTTAAAGGAAGTAGAAGAGAGAATCTGGAGAATGACCGAACGCCTTCAATTACTCCCTGGAGCCAAAACAGGGCAAAACGAAGTTCGTGTTCGCCACAAG CTCCTAGAACTGATGGAAGATCTAGACAAAGATGACAAGCTACTGTGGGAACTACTGCAGAAGAAGAGAGAGTATCAAACACCAGAGAGCCCCATGGGGCCTGGAGATCTTCTCAACATTGAGCCCAAAAGCAAGCGCCATAAGCCCATTATTAGGGAGACAAGGCCGTTGCTGGTTTACAGCCGAGTTGCTCGGAGATGCCCGCGTGATGATGGGTTGCTTGGTCCACAAACTCCAAGCAGAGCCACTGGTATTCCCTTGGGCTCATCACCTTCTGCAGCAATTCAGCAAGCTGTTTTGAGCAAGCGCATCAACCACTGA
- the LOC102623956 gene encoding uncharacterized protein LOC102623956 isoform X3, with the protein MNFPPKMLNQRQRSQIFPSQSTADQLRVKFTRLVSRHDEMKIAYQSLRSQIRIGLNQAEEVFASLAIPMMKLVGLKTVEMAENGRFSTIIIDTDSPEGSSRKGVVSGSPVSVGGGEAESNKFEVENYARKATIAGRELIEKQQSQFIQLINLLRQIETQVNSCQNTMLRHLSRHQISLQKLVQEAIDDLSNLHCQNHDTFFISVKILKALFEHMSFVFGSVETGVDVLMQNLVEHMCNPMVEYVKGLKADIKLGTCARLLAVVAEMDRAMRNGRLELEEAKKRIRVAEAGKIEALCKLKEVEERIWRMTERLQLLPGAKTGQNEVRVRHKLTISRSSFHENYQNVPIFKDR; encoded by the exons ATGAACTTCCCGCCAAAAATGTTGAATCAACGGCAGAGATCGCAGATCTTTCCCTCTCAATCAACGGCCGATCAGCTCCGAGTCAAGTTCACGAGACTGGTCTCTCGCCACGATGAGATGAAGATCGCATATCAAAGCCTCAGATCTCAGATCAGAATCGGCTTGAATCaa GCGGAGGAAGTGTTTGCTTCTCTCGCAATTCCGATGATGAAATTAGTTGGTCTTAAAACTGTTGAAATGGCAGAAAATGGACGATTCTCCACCATTATCATCGATACTGACTCGCCTGAG GGAAGCTCCAGAAAAGGCGTAGTTTCGGGATCGCCGGTTTCTGTTGGTGGTGGAGAAGCAGAAAGCAATAAATTTGAG GTAGAAAACTATGCTAGGAAAGCCACAATAGCGGGCAGAGAACTCATAGAGAAGCAACAATCACAATTCATACAACTTATTAACCTCCTTAGACAGATTGAAACCCAAGTTAATTCTTGCCAAAACACTATGCTCCGTCACCTTTCCAGACATCAAATCTCCCTCCAAAAACTCGTCCAGGAAGCCATTGATGATTTAAGCAATCTTCACTGCCAAAACCAtgacacattttttatttcagtgAAGATCCTAAAAGCCCTGTTTGAACACATGAGCTTTGTATTTGGCTCAGTTGAGACAGGCGTGGATGTACTAATGCAGAACCTAGTTGAGCATATGTGTAATCCAATGGTGGAGTATGTCAAGGGCCTTAAGGCTGATATTAAACTTGGAACGTGTGCACGGTTGTTGGCCGTTGTAGCCGAGATGGATAGAGCAATGAGGAATGGAAGACTTGAGCTGGAGGAAGCAAAGAAGAGGATCAGAGTTGCAGAAGCTGGAAAGATTGAGGCATTGTGCAAGTTAAAGGAAGTAGAAGAGAGAATCTGGAGAATGACCGAACGCCTTCAATTACTCCCTGGAGCCAAAACAGGGCAAAACGAAGTTCGTGTTCGCCACAAG TTAACCATTTCCAGAAGCAGTTTTCATGAGAACTATCAAAATGTACCTATATTCAAGGACAGGTAA
- the LOC102623956 gene encoding uncharacterized protein LOC102623956 isoform X4 — protein MNFPPKMLNQRQRSQIFPSQSTADQLRVKFTRLVSRHDEMKIAYQSLRSQIRIGLNQAEEVFASLAIPMMKLVGLKTVEMAENGRFSTIIIDTDSPEGSSRKGVVSGSPVSVGGGEAESNKFEVENYARKATIAGRELIEKQQSQFIQLINLLRQIETQVNSCQNTMLRHLSRHQISLQKLVQEAIDDLSNLHCQNHDTFFISVKILKALFEHMSFVFGSVETGVDVLMQNLVEHMCNPMVEYVKGLKADIKLGTCARLLAVVAEMDRAMRNGRLELEEAKKRIRVAEAGKIEALCKLKEVEERIWRMTERLQLLPGAKTGQNEVRVRHKIIYRRGLVPILF, from the exons ATGAACTTCCCGCCAAAAATGTTGAATCAACGGCAGAGATCGCAGATCTTTCCCTCTCAATCAACGGCCGATCAGCTCCGAGTCAAGTTCACGAGACTGGTCTCTCGCCACGATGAGATGAAGATCGCATATCAAAGCCTCAGATCTCAGATCAGAATCGGCTTGAATCaa GCGGAGGAAGTGTTTGCTTCTCTCGCAATTCCGATGATGAAATTAGTTGGTCTTAAAACTGTTGAAATGGCAGAAAATGGACGATTCTCCACCATTATCATCGATACTGACTCGCCTGAG GGAAGCTCCAGAAAAGGCGTAGTTTCGGGATCGCCGGTTTCTGTTGGTGGTGGAGAAGCAGAAAGCAATAAATTTGAG GTAGAAAACTATGCTAGGAAAGCCACAATAGCGGGCAGAGAACTCATAGAGAAGCAACAATCACAATTCATACAACTTATTAACCTCCTTAGACAGATTGAAACCCAAGTTAATTCTTGCCAAAACACTATGCTCCGTCACCTTTCCAGACATCAAATCTCCCTCCAAAAACTCGTCCAGGAAGCCATTGATGATTTAAGCAATCTTCACTGCCAAAACCAtgacacattttttatttcagtgAAGATCCTAAAAGCCCTGTTTGAACACATGAGCTTTGTATTTGGCTCAGTTGAGACAGGCGTGGATGTACTAATGCAGAACCTAGTTGAGCATATGTGTAATCCAATGGTGGAGTATGTCAAGGGCCTTAAGGCTGATATTAAACTTGGAACGTGTGCACGGTTGTTGGCCGTTGTAGCCGAGATGGATAGAGCAATGAGGAATGGAAGACTTGAGCTGGAGGAAGCAAAGAAGAGGATCAGAGTTGCAGAAGCTGGAAAGATTGAGGCATTGTGCAAGTTAAAGGAAGTAGAAGAGAGAATCTGGAGAATGACCGAACGCCTTCAATTACTCCCTGGAGCCAAAACAGGGCAAAACGAAGTTCGTGTTCGCCACAAG ATTATCTACAGGAGAGGACTAGTCCCAATACTGTTCTGA